The DNA window ACCCATGAGTCCTTTATTTCTGCCAGATCCTACTGTATGAGCTCCTAAGTTTTTCAAATCTTTCATCAGTTTATAAACATCTGAGTAATTTAAAATATATCGCTCTACATCCATCACTGGATTTATAAAATCTCTATGTACTAGTTTATCTCCAATATCGTGCATATCCATAAAGGTATTAACATGCTGATTTTCATCTATGGTAGCCCAAGCTTCTCGAAGCTCTTTTAGAGTATCAGGACCGAAAGTAGTAAATACTAATAACCCCTTGGGTTTTAAAATTCGCTTAAATTCTTCAAAAACAGAATCTAATTGCCAGTTCCACTGAAGGGCTAAATTTGAGTAAATCACATCCACACTTTCTGAAGTAAAAGGTAGATTTTCTAAATCACCACAAACGCAGTGTACAGCTCCTAGGGTAGAGGAAGATTTTATTTTTCCTAAAATTTTGGAAAATACTCGAGGAAATGTATTTTTAAATCGCTTTTTTGCTTGTTGCACCATATTAAATGCGAAATCCAAAGCAATAATTTGTGACTCTTGATAGCGTTGATGTAATATTTCTGCTTGTAGGCCTGTGCCTGCTCCTAAATCCACAATAAGTTTAGGGCTTAATTTCTCTAGATCTAGCCGATCTATTAATTGTTCTCCCACCATTTTTTGTAATACGGCAGTTTCATCATAATGGGCAGCTGCTTGGCTAAAGGCTTTTGCTATTTTTTTCTTATCAATGGTATAGTCCAAAACGTGCTCTATTTGTAATTAGGGATAATTAAGTATCAATTCTAGTGTATGCCAAAATTCTTTAGGGTGAGAGAGAAATGGAGTATGCCCTGCATTATCAAACAGATAAACCTGACTTAATGGTATTTTATTTTGCACCCAGTCGCCTAACTCAGCAGGGATTAAACGATCTTCTTTGCCTAAAATAAAAGAAAGAGAGCATTTAATTTTAGCTATATCTTCTCTCAAATCCCCTCCTTTAAGAATATTTAACATTACCCCTAAGCCATAACTATGAGAGCAATTTAATTTAATCTCTGCAATGAGTGCTCTAGTTAAATAAATGGCTTCTTTAATGCCCTGATTTTGTAACAACACAAATCGTTTTAAAGTATCTTCTGGTTTTTTTTGCAGCCCAACAGAAAAGTTATTAAATATTTCAGCATTAATTCCATAAAACCAATCATCAGTGGTAGTAAATTTAGGGGTGGTTGCTACTAAGATAAGCTTATTAACAATAGCTAGTTGGTAAATAGCAATATATAGCCCAATTAGTCCACCTAAGGACCAACCGAGCCAAATAGCAGGAGACGGGGCAGCTACTGCAACCATAGCAGCAATTTCAGCTAAAGATTTTTCCTCAATGAGTAGCTGGCTATGACCATGACCTGGTAGATCGATCAAAGTTACCCTAAAGTTTAAAGACAATTGATCGGCTAAAGACTTCCAAATACCACTATTAAATCCCCAACCATGGAGTAATACAATATCAGGTCCTGATCCTAGCTGAGTAATATGGAGGCTATGGCGATTCATATACTATGAGCAAGGCTATCCAATAACTGATTTACTTGCTCTTCAGTATGATCGGCAGTGAAAGTAATCCGAAGCCGTGCAGTTCCTTGCGGCACTGTAGGTGGTCGAATTGGGATAACAAAAATCCCACGCTTAAGCAATGACTGGCTTATTTCAAGAGCTTTTTCAGAATTTCCAACTACAAGAGGTTGGATAGGTGTTATTGAATCCATTAATTTAAGCCCTAATTGCGCAGCCCCTTTGCGAAAGTGCTGAATAAGGAAAGTTAATTTTTCTCGGCGCCAAGATTCAGAGCGGGTAAGCTGTAGGCTAGCCAAGGTGGCAGTAGCTACTGCTGGTGGTGGCGCGGTAGTATAAATATAAGTACGGGCTTGTTGAATTAAAGTTTCAATGAGTGCTTCTTCTCCTGCCACAAAAGCCCCAAACGTACCTAAGGCTTTCCCAAGAGTCCCAATTAAAATAGGCACTTGGTTTTCACTTAATTTTAAATATTCTAAAGTTCCCCTTCCTTGATCTCCTAGTACCCCTAATCCATGAGCATCATCTACCATTAACCAAGCATTATGTTGCTCTGCAGCAGTGCTCAGTGCCACAAGAGGGGCAATATCTCCATCCATACTAAATACCCCATCCGTAACTACTAATTTACGCCTATGGATACTAGACTCTAAAATATTCTTAAGAGCAGAATCATCCCCATGGAAATAGCGTTTAAACTCAGCACCACTAAATTTTCCCCCATCAATTAAGGAGGCATGATTCAAACGATCCTCAATCACTAAATCTTGCCGTCCTAATAGAGCATTTATTACCCCAATATTTGCCATGTAGCCCGTAGAAAATAATAATGCTCGAGGGCGATTTACAAATTCTGCTAATGCTTCTTCTAAATCATGGTGTGCTTGGCTATGACCAGTAACCAGATGAGCAGCACCACTTCCTATTCCATATTGATTAGCTCCTTGAATAAAAGCGGTATGTACTTTAGGATGATTAGCAAGACCTAAATAATTATTACTACAAAACCCTAAAAATTTCTTGTCATCTACTTGGATAAAAGAACCTTGAGGTCCTTGGATGATTTTTCGGTATCGATAAAGAGATTGGGCTTTGCGTTGCTCAAGATCAGCTTTAAGAGCAGCACTTAAAGAAAGCACAATTTACTCTAAGAAGATAAAGAAGCAGAACATTGGCAAGTGGAATTAGGGGTTTTCTCTAAATTTTTAGTCGCTGAAAAAGCTAGCCCTAATCGCTTTAACAGTTGCTGATCCCGATTCATTTCTGGATTGGGGGTAGTGAGTAACTTATCTCCACAAAAAAGAGAATTAGCACCTGCAAAAAAGCATAGAGCCTGTAATTCATCGCTCATGGTTTCTCTACCGGCAGAAAGTCGTACAAAAGATTGAGGCATTAAAATACGGGCACAGGCTACGGTACGCACAAATTCAAAGGGATCAAGAGAGGGTGCATTAGCTAGTGGTGTGCCTGCGACTTTTACTAACTGATTAATCGGGACGCTCTCTGGATGATAGGGTAAATTGGCTAGACTTGCCAGTAGACCTGCTCGATGAGATCGCTCTTCACCCATTCCCACGATTCCGCCACAGCAGACATGAATCCCCGCCTCTCTAACTTGTGCTAGGGTATCCAATCGATCTTGGTAAGTACGGGTAGTAATAATTTCCTCATAAAACTCTGGCGAGGTATCTAAATTATGATTGTAATAATCTAATCCGGCTGCTTTGAGCTGTTCGGCTTGCCCCGGAGCCAACATCCCTAAAGTAACGCAAGTTTCTAAACCGAGGGTTTTTACTTCTTTTATCATGCCTATAATTTTTTCAAGGCTTTTCTCTTTTGGGCTGCGCCACGCAGCCCCCATACAAAATCGGCCAGCACCTTGGGCTTTCGCTTGAGTCGCTGCTTCAACTACTTGATTTAGAGATAATAAAGGCTCAGATTCTACTGAAGTTTGATGGTGTACACTTTGAGGGCAATAGGCACAATCTTCTGGACATCCCCCTGTTTTAATACTCAATAAAGTACTTGCTTGGATTTGATTGGGATCGAAATACTGGCGATGAACAGTGTGTGCTTGATAAAGTAAATCCGTAAATGGTATCTCAAATAAATTGAGTATTTCTGCTATGGTCCAATCATGACGTAACTGAGATTGTATTGTGGGAGATGAGGAGAGATCCATATTCTTATTTTTAAAAAAAAGATTACCTTGTGTTTATTCAGAATGTTTCACTTATTCTAACAGCATTAAAACAAAGTCTATATCCTCCTACTTGTATCTTATGTGGTGCGGCTGGAGATTTAGGGTTAGATATTTGTACTCCATGTCGATTGGATCTTCCTTTATTAGGCACTGCTTGTTCCCAGTGTGCTAATTCCCTTACTAAAGATACACCTACACTCTGTGATGATTGCCAACAACATCCTCCGCCCCAAAAAAACACCTTATGCCCTTATATTTACGATCAGCCTATGGATTATTTAATCCAACAATTAAAATTTCGCCATAAACTATATTTAGCTCCTCTACTTGGGGAACTAATGGTGCAATTTTTAAAAACTCGTTTAGACACAATACCAGAGTGCATTATTCCTGTACCTTTGCATCCCAAACGATTAAGAGAACGGAGATTTAATCAAGGCTTAGAAATTGCTCGTCCTATTGCTCGTGCATTTAATATTCCTATTGATTATCAATCTGTAGAGCGGATTCGAGATACCCCGCCACAGTTAGGGTTATTACAAACGGATCGAAAAACTAATTTACGTAATGCTTTTTTAATTAAGAAAGATTTTCGCCTAAAACATATAGTCATTATGGATGATGTGCTGACTACAGGAGCTACTGTAGGGGAACTGGCTAAAGTGTTGTATCAAGGAGGTATAGAGCGGGTAGATGTTTGGGTTTGTGCTCGTAGTCTACTTAAATAATTTTAAGACTACTGGGATGATTGACTAAAATAGAGTAATGATCTTGACGACGATTGACCCAGCCCCGTACTTCTACTTTTTTCCCAAGATAATTTTCAAGAGGATCAAAATAAGAAAGTTGTTCTTGAGGAATGCGTATATCAATATTTTTACTGAATACTAAATAAGTATACTTTTGTGTTTGCTTAATTTTTTCTGGAGTGCCCCAATAGCGATTCCAGCCCTTTTCATACTTTCCTATTGCTAACTTGGCAATCGATTGTGGTGTATAAGCTGCCATATTCCAAATTCCTAATTTGGCAGTTTCGTCTTTACTTTGAGCTTGAGTCAGTTGATTACTATATTTAAAGTTAGGAGGAATTAAACTCACGATTGCTAGACCCTCTTCTACTAAACGTAAATTAATATGGGTACCATCTAGAGCAAATATATGGGCTAAAAGCCGCTGATAGTGATCTCGCTTTTCCTTATCAAGTTCTAATGTTATTTTTTTCCCTTCAAGCTGGGATTTAAGCCAACCCTTTGCTTCATCCCCACCAGGCTCTGCAGGGCGAAAACGGCTTTCTATTTCAGGGGTGTTAATCCCTAATAATCGAATTTTTTCTCCTCCTTTAAGGTGAATGGTATCTCCATCATAAACACTTTTTACCTCATACTCGCTATGATTTGGATTATCTACCTTAACTTGAATTTCTTCAGCATCAGGATGAGGGCGATCGCTATAATGGGTTACCCCTTCTGAATCTGTCCACCCATATATGGCAGCCTTTACAGAAAATAGACTAAGTAAAAGAATCCATAATAACCAGCTATTTTTTAATTTAGGAATCAATATTTTCACACTGATTAAGTCATTAAATAATGAATGGCGATCCCAATAAAAATAACCATACCAAAATAATTATTATTTAGAAAAGCTTGAAAACACTTATTGGGTTCTCGATGTCTAATTAGATACTGCTGGTAAATAGCAAAACAACTTGCAATGAATAATCCAATAAAATAAAAATACCCCAATTGGACTAGCAATCCTATCCAGGTTAATAGTAAGGTTAATACAATTTGTAATACGCCAGTGATCAATCGATCATTAGGACCAAAAAAAATTGCCGTTGATTTTACCCCAATTCGTAAATCATCCTCCCGATCTACCATGGCATAAAAAGTGTCATATACAGTGGTCCAAATGATTGCTGCTAGAAATAGCAACCAAGCTACGAATGGTATCGTATTTGTCTGTACTGCAAAAGCCATAGGTATTCCCCAGCTAAAGGCAGCACCTAAATACACTTGGGGTAGAGGCGTGTAGCGTTTCATAAAAGGATAAGTGGCTGCTAAAAATGCCCCAATAAAAGAAAGTTGAATAGTAAAGGTATTAAGTAACAGTACTAAGCTAAAGGCAGTTAGAGATAATCCAATGAATAGTAAGATTGCTTCTTTAGGTGAGGCTATACCAATAGCTAAAGGCCTGCCTTGAGTACGTGCAACATGGGGATCAAAGTTTCGATCGGCAAAATCATTAATCACACACCCAGCAGATCGCATTAAAGTAACTCCAATTAAAAATATAATCAGTACTTTTAAACTAGGCTGTCCTTGGCTTGCAATCCATAATGCCCACAAAGTAGGCCATAAGAGTAAATAGATTCCAATAGGTTTATCTAACCGCATTAATTTGGCATAGACAATTAGTTGATTCATCATATTCATTTAATATCGATTGAAACAATACTATACATCCTTATAGCGACTCCCCTCTCCTAACCATCTATGGATGATTTTAGGAATATAGCAAGAATATTGAGTTATTAGTTTATCTGCTACTTGATCTACTTTTGCTAGTAAATCCTGATCACGGAGTAAATTAGCAATTCGATAAGAAATTAATCCAGTTTGGCGGGTGCCTAATAACATCCCTGGGCCACGAAGCTCAAGATCAAGACGAGCAATTTCAAACCCATCCTGGGTAGTACGCAAACAATCCAATCGAGCTCTACTTAGCCTAGATAAAGGACCATGATACAGTAAAATGCAATAACTACGCTCGGTACTACGCCCAATCCGTCCCCGTAGTTGATGCAATTGAGATAAACCTAATCGTTCTGCATTTTCTATCACCATTAAACTAGCATTAGGCACATCTATCCCTACTTCAATGACTGTGGTAGCTACTAACAATTTTATATTTCCTACTCTGAAATTTACCATCACCGATTCTTTTTCTTGAGGCTTTAGCCGACCATGTACTAAGCCAATGTTCAATTCTGGTAATAGCTGGTTGAGATCTAAGGCTACTTTTTCTGCAGCTTGTGCTTGAAGAGTTTCCGATTCCTCTACCAAAGTACATACCCAATAAACCTGTTTTCCCTCCCTACATGCCTCTTGTATCTTTACAATCACTTCATTTCGACGAAAATCAGGAATAGCTACTGTCATAATGGGGGAGCGCCCTAGGGGGAGTTGATCGATGATTGAGGTATGAAAATCTCCATAGGTAGCCATGGCTAAAGTGCGAGGAATAGGGGTTGCGGTCATAATCAGTTGGTGAGGACAGTAATTGTTATTTTGCCCTTTTTTTAGTAGGGCAAACCGCTGTGTTACCCCAAAGCGGTGCTGCTCATCTATAATAACTAGCCCTAGATTATGAAATATAACCTCTTCTTGAAATAGCACATGGGTACCAATAATTAAATGAATATCTCCTTGCTTTAGCCCCATTAAACACGCTTTCCGTGCTTTGGTATTGCCTTTTGAAGGGAGACGCTCAACCCTAATCTTAAGGGGAGAAATCCAGTGTTGAAAGACTGCTAAATGTTGCTCTGCTAATAGTTCAGTAGGCACCATCAATGCAGCTTGATAACCTGCTTCTACCGCTTGCAATATTCCAAAAGCTGCTACAATAGTTTTTCCTGATCCCACATCTCCTTGAAGGAGTCTTTGCATGGGGGTATTTTTTGCAATATCTCTTAAAATTTCTGCAGTGACTCGTTGCTGTGCTTCAGTTAAAGCAAAGGGAAGGATAGCTAAAAACTGCTTAATCAGCTTTCTGCTTGCTTGTAATACAGGTGCTCGTAATTGATGAGAATGAAATTTTAATTGTTTTAAAGCAAGACGGTGTGCAAGCAGTTCATCAAAAGCTAACCGTTGTTGTGCTGGGTGCTTTCCTTCAGTAAGAAGAGCGATAGGAGCATCGGGAGGGGGTTGATGAAGATAGTAAATTGCTTGATAAAAACTAGGTAAGTAAATGAACTTAAGAAGTACGGTAGGTAAACTCTCCTCTATTTCTT is part of the Candidatus Nitrosacidococcus sp. I8 genome and encodes:
- the bioC gene encoding malonyl-ACP O-methyltransferase BioC, which gives rise to MDYTIDKKKIAKAFSQAAAHYDETAVLQKMVGEQLIDRLDLEKLSPKLIVDLGAGTGLQAEILHQRYQESQIIALDFAFNMVQQAKKRFKNTFPRVFSKILGKIKSSSTLGAVHCVCGDLENLPFTSESVDVIYSNLALQWNWQLDSVFEEFKRILKPKGLLVFTTFGPDTLKELREAWATIDENQHVNTFMDMHDIGDKLVHRDFINPVMDVERYILNYSDVYKLMKDLKNLGAHTVGSGRNKGLMGKNRQQKMIRYYESFRSSEGLPASFEVIFGHAWRRDLTGFKRIPRTTPKTPF
- the bioH gene encoding pimeloyl-ACP methyl ester esterase BioH, which encodes MNRHSLHITQLGSGPDIVLLHGWGFNSGIWKSLADQLSLNFRVTLIDLPGHGHSQLLIEEKSLAEIAAMVAVAAPSPAIWLGWSLGGLIGLYIAIYQLAIVNKLILVATTPKFTTTDDWFYGINAEIFNNFSVGLQKKPEDTLKRFVLLQNQGIKEAIYLTRALIAEIKLNCSHSYGLGVMLNILKGGDLREDIAKIKCSLSFILGKEDRLIPAELGDWVQNKIPLSQVYLFDNAGHTPFLSHPKEFWHTLELILNYP
- the bioF gene encoding 8-amino-7-oxononanoate synthase, which translates into the protein MLSLSAALKADLEQRKAQSLYRYRKIIQGPQGSFIQVDDKKFLGFCSNNYLGLANHPKVHTAFIQGANQYGIGSGAAHLVTGHSQAHHDLEEALAEFVNRPRALLFSTGYMANIGVINALLGRQDLVIEDRLNHASLIDGGKFSGAEFKRYFHGDDSALKNILESSIHRRKLVVTDGVFSMDGDIAPLVALSTAAEQHNAWLMVDDAHGLGVLGDQGRGTLEYLKLSENQVPILIGTLGKALGTFGAFVAGEEALIETLIQQARTYIYTTAPPPAVATATLASLQLTRSESWRREKLTFLIQHFRKGAAQLGLKLMDSITPIQPLVVGNSEKALEISQSLLKRGIFVIPIRPPTVPQGTARLRITFTADHTEEQVNQLLDSLAHSI
- the bioB gene encoding biotin synthase BioB, which produces MDLSSSPTIQSQLRHDWTIAEILNLFEIPFTDLLYQAHTVHRQYFDPNQIQASTLLSIKTGGCPEDCAYCPQSVHHQTSVESEPLLSLNQVVEAATQAKAQGAGRFCMGAAWRSPKEKSLEKIIGMIKEVKTLGLETCVTLGMLAPGQAEQLKAAGLDYYNHNLDTSPEFYEEIITTRTYQDRLDTLAQVREAGIHVCCGGIVGMGEERSHRAGLLASLANLPYHPESVPINQLVKVAGTPLANAPSLDPFEFVRTVACARILMPQSFVRLSAGRETMSDELQALCFFAGANSLFCGDKLLTTPNPEMNRDQQLLKRLGLAFSATKNLEKTPNSTCQCSASLSS
- a CDS encoding ComF family protein yields the protein MFIQNVSLILTALKQSLYPPTCILCGAAGDLGLDICTPCRLDLPLLGTACSQCANSLTKDTPTLCDDCQQHPPPQKNTLCPYIYDQPMDYLIQQLKFRHKLYLAPLLGELMVQFLKTRLDTIPECIIPVPLHPKRLRERRFNQGLEIARPIARAFNIPIDYQSVERIRDTPPQLGLLQTDRKTNLRNAFLIKKDFRLKHIVIMDDVLTTGATVGELAKVLYQGGIERVDVWVCARSLLK
- a CDS encoding thermonuclease family protein; the protein is MKILIPKLKNSWLLWILLLSLFSVKAAIYGWTDSEGVTHYSDRPHPDAEEIQVKVDNPNHSEYEVKSVYDGDTIHLKGGEKIRLLGINTPEIESRFRPAEPGGDEAKGWLKSQLEGKKITLELDKEKRDHYQRLLAHIFALDGTHINLRLVEEGLAIVSLIPPNFKYSNQLTQAQSKDETAKLGIWNMAAYTPQSIAKLAIGKYEKGWNRYWGTPEKIKQTQKYTYLVFSKNIDIRIPQEQLSYFDPLENYLGKKVEVRGWVNRRQDHYSILVNHPSSLKII
- the ubiA gene encoding 4-hydroxybenzoate octaprenyltransferase, yielding MMNQLIVYAKLMRLDKPIGIYLLLWPTLWALWIASQGQPSLKVLIIFLIGVTLMRSAGCVINDFADRNFDPHVARTQGRPLAIGIASPKEAILLFIGLSLTAFSLVLLLNTFTIQLSFIGAFLAATYPFMKRYTPLPQVYLGAAFSWGIPMAFAVQTNTIPFVAWLLFLAAIIWTTVYDTFYAMVDREDDLRIGVKSTAIFFGPNDRLITGVLQIVLTLLLTWIGLLVQLGYFYFIGLFIASCFAIYQQYLIRHREPNKCFQAFLNNNYFGMVIFIGIAIHYLMT
- the recG gene encoding ATP-dependent DNA helicase RecG; protein product: MPSSTLPSKKYTSCLDSKNKESRFLETLISDLEEIKPSTIKQLAKLGLYRVQDLLFHLPQRYQDKTRITPIGNLQVDTEALIQGKLTSSYIYPGRRPLLSCCLTDDTGSVSIRFFHFNYWQKKLLIPNAHIRCFGEVHQGIKSLEFIHPEWIVLKDKDSLIDSYLTPIYPITNGLSQTTLRCLIQRILNELNIKEIEESLPTVLLKFIYLPSFYQAIYYLHQPPPDAPIALLTEGKHPAQQRLAFDELLAHRLALKQLKFHSHQLRAPVLQASRKLIKQFLAILPFALTEAQQRVTAEILRDIAKNTPMQRLLQGDVGSGKTIVAAFGILQAVEAGYQAALMVPTELLAEQHLAVFQHWISPLKIRVERLPSKGNTKARKACLMGLKQGDIHLIIGTHVLFQEEVIFHNLGLVIIDEQHRFGVTQRFALLKKGQNNNYCPHQLIMTATPIPRTLAMATYGDFHTSIIDQLPLGRSPIMTVAIPDFRRNEVIVKIQEACREGKQVYWVCTLVEESETLQAQAAEKVALDLNQLLPELNIGLVHGRLKPQEKESVMVNFRVGNIKLLVATTVIEVGIDVPNASLMVIENAERLGLSQLHQLRGRIGRSTERSYCILLYHGPLSRLSRARLDCLRTTQDGFEIARLDLELRGPGMLLGTRQTGLISYRIANLLRDQDLLAKVDQVADKLITQYSCYIPKIIHRWLGEGSRYKDV